The genomic DNA AATTATGATGCCTGTATAAGGTTTATTAACGAATCACCCATTACACTTAATGCTAGAGCAACAATTTTTTCAAAGCAAGACATTGTGTCTGATTTAAATGATAAAGATATAAAGAACAAAATCGCGTGGCTTCAGCTTATCCGAACGACAGGCATTGGTCCGCTAAAATTTTGGCAGCTCATCAAAAAACATGGATCCGTTAATAATGCCCTTGAGGCTTTGGACAATTGCTGCCCGTACGATGTGGCCCTGGCAGAATATAAAAAACACACTCAACGGTCTTATGGGTTGTTGGCTGCGTTTGAAAAAGAATTTCCCCAAATCTTAAGGAAACTGCCCGATTGCCCGCCCGTGATCAGTGTTTGCGGTGATGTGGGTCTGCTCAATAAAGCAGCCTTGGCGATCGTTGGGGCCCGAAATGCATCTTTATCGGGGCGGCAATTCAGCGAAAAAATCGCTAGGGATTTGGGGGCTGCAGGCTGGGTTATTGTATCCGGGTTGGCCCGTGGTATTGATGATTATGCACATCGCGGATCTTTGGCATCGGGGACTGTTGCTGTGGTGGCCGGCGGGATCGATCAAATTTATCCGCCGGAGCATAAGCAGCTTTATGAGGCGATTTCAAAGCAGGGGATCATTATTTCAGAAATGCCATTTGGAATGCCGCCTGCTGCCTATTTGTTTCCACGAAGGAATCGAATTATTGCGGCCCTTTCCCATGGTGTTGTCGTGATAGAGGCTGCAATGGGATCAGGATCATTAATTACCGCACAATATGCATCCGAACAGGGGACCGAAGTATTTGCCGTTCCGGGTTCACCATTGGATCCGCGTAGTCGTGGATGTAATTACCTTTTGAAACAGGGGGCCGTTGTTACCGAAAGTGTCCAGGATGTCTTGAATGCGATCACCGTTGTGCCCCAGGGCGAGGATGATGGATCAACAGGCCCACAAAAAACGGTGGCATTTTTATCCCGGGA from Alphaproteobacteria bacterium includes the following:
- the dprA gene encoding DNA-processing protein DprA, with translation MSDLNDKDIKNKIAWLQLIRTTGIGPLKFWQLIKKHGSVNNALEALDNCCPYDVALAEYKKHTQRSYGLLAAFEKEFPQILRKLPDCPPVISVCGDVGLLNKAALAIVGARNASLSGRQFSEKIARDLGAAGWVIVSGLARGIDDYAHRGSLASGTVAVVAGGIDQIYPPEHKQLYEAISKQGIIISEMPFGMPPAAYLFPRRNRIIAALSHGVVVIEAAMGSGSLITAQYASEQGTEVFAVPGSPLDPRSRGCNYLLKQGAVVTESVQDVLNAITVVPQGEDDGSTGPQKTVAFLSREKEVIPPHEFKLRLLADLGTVPISVESLLSQYDCPLPHLLGILTELEMNGQIQWHSGSMISLVQDLSPG